The DNA window AAACCTCCTTGCCGACGCCCGACTCCCCCAGGATCAAGACCGGGATGCCACAGTCCAGGACACGCACCGCGCGGTCCAGTTGCGCCTCGCGCTGTGGGTCGGCGATGATGGGCGGCCTCGAGGCTGCGACTTGGTGGATCTGCGGCGTGCGTTCTGGCGCCGTGATCGAGTCCAAGTGATTCGAGGCCCTCTTGAGCCCGACCCAGCCTGAAGCCCACGATGCCGATCGCCCAGGCCGCGCCAGCCAGGGGTGAAGGCACAACTCGAACTGGTCCCGCTCGGTCGTGGGCAAGGAGCTGAACAGATCGTCGACGAAGCGGCCGCGCAGTTGTTCGAACGTCATCCCTAAAACGCGCATGGCAGCGCGATTGGCGCCCACAATCGTTGCATTGCGAATCCACAGCAAAGCTTCGCGGTGCGAGCCAATCAAGGCCGGGTCATGGGCAAAGCGCAGGATTTCGGTCTGCGCGGGCCGGTTGTCCATGGCCATGCGGTATTCGATCATCTGCGCCGCCATGCGCACCAGACCAACGGTCTGGGCTTGAATGCAGCGAGCATCGCCCGAGACATCCAGCACGCCCAGGACCTGCCCTTGCGAGCCCAGCAGAGGTGCGGCCGTGCACCCCAAGGTTCCGTTTTGCTCGAGGTAATGTTGCTGCCCGAGGACCGTGATCGGCGAGAGCTCCGTCAGCGCCGTGCCGATCGCATTGGTCCCCCGCTGGACTTCGGACCATTCGACGCCGGGCATCAACGCCACGCGCTGGGCCTTGTTCATGAACACATCTGAGCCCGCTGCGTCGAGAATCATGCCCTGCGGGTCGGCCAGCAAGACGACCACGCGTGAGGGCGACAGCGCCTCGGCCAGAGCCTCCAGCTCGGGCAGCGCGTGCCGACGCAGCCGCCCCTGCGCGTCGCGCCGGGCAAACAGCGCCTCATGCGCCAGGGGCTCGGGAGTCTCACTGAGGGTGGCGGGGAGGGCCAGGCACCGCCGCCACGACCTTGCGATCAGCTCCGGCACCGCGCCTTGCGGATCACTCCCGTCTTCGAAAAAACGCTGTCGCGCCAACTGCAACGTGGTCGACGGCGTGGCAATTCCCGCGCTGCCCGGCGGCCTGGTCTGGGGCATTTCCGTCTCCTGGGTTGGCGTGCCATCAAGGCCATGGCAGCCAATCTTCTGCTGGCGAAGTGTCGCACTCAAAGGGCGCCATGTCACCTGTCGCAAGATGCGACGCTTCAGTGATGCAAATCGAGAAGGAAGACCGGAGAGCGTACTCCGGGTCATCCCGGATGCATTCGCCTAAGTGCTTGTCAATGAACGAAGATATTTCGTCCTGGCGCAAGCGTTGGGTCTGGCACGAATCCTGATAGGGATGAGGGCGCTGCATCTGCAGTTCAACTCCCTATCCAACAATCTCAGGAGACGTTCATGGACATGCTTGAACCCGGCAAGTTTGGCACTGCCGTTGCCTTCAAAAAGCGCTATGGCAACTACATCGGCGGCGAGTGGGTTGCGCCTGCCGGCGGCCAATACTTCGAGAACATTTCGCCCGTCACTGGCAAGCCCTTTTGCGACATTCCGCGCTCGACGGCGGCCGACATCGAGCGCGCGCTCGATGCCGCGCACAAGGCCAAGGGCGCCTGGGGCCGCACATCGCCCACGGATCGCGCGAACATCCTGAACAAGATCGCCGACCGCATGGAGGCCAACCTGCCCATGCTCGCCGCCGCCGAAACCTGGGACAACGGCAAGCCCATCCGCGAAACCACGCTGGCCGACCTGCCGCTGGCCATCGACCACTTCCGCTATTTCGCCTCGTGCGTACGCGCGCAGGAAGGCGGCATCAGCGAGATCGACCATGAGACCTATGCCTACCACTACCACGAGCCGATCGGCGTCGTCGGGCAGATCATTCCCTGGAATTTTCCGATTCTGATGGCCGTCTGGAAGCTGGCGCCGGCGCTGGCGGCGGGCAACTGCGTCGTGCTCAAACCCGCCGAGCAAACACCGGTTTCCATCCTGGTGCTGGTGGAATTGGTTGGCGACTTGCTGCCTGCGGGTGTGCTGAACGTGGTCAATGGCTTCGGTCTGGAAGCGGGCAAGCCGCTGGCTTCCAGCAGCCGCATCGGCAAGATCGCCTTCACCGGAGAGACGACCACCGGCCGGCTGATCTCGCAGTATGCGAGCCAGAATCTGATTCCCGTCACGCTGGAACTCGGGGGCAAGTCACCGAACATCTTCTTTGCCGACGTGATGGACAAGGACGACGGCTACTTCGACAAGGCGCTCGAAGGTTTTGCGATGTTCGCGCTCAACCAGGGCGAGGTCTGCACCTGCCCTTCCCGTGCGCTGGTCCAGGAGTCGATCTACGAGCGCTTCATCGAGCGCGCCATCAAGCGCGTGGCGGCGATCAAGCAAGGCAGCCCGCTGGAGATGGAAACCATGATCGGCGCGCAGGCATCGAGCGAGCAACTGGAAAAAATCCTCTCCTACCTCGACATCGGCAAACAGGAGGGCGCCCAGGTTCTGATTGGAGGCGAGCGCAACAAGCTGCCGGGTGAACTGGAGGGCGGCTATTACGTCAAGCCCACGGTTTTCAAAGGGCACAACAAGATGCGCATTTTCCAGGAGGAAATCTTCGGCCCGGTCCTGTCCGTCACCACGTTCAAGGACGAGGAAGAAGCGCTGGAGATTGCCAATGACACGCTGTACGGCCTGGGCTCGGGCGTCTGGACGCGCGACATGAATCGGGCGTTCCGCATGGGCCGCGGCATCCAGGCCGGCCGCGTCTGGACGAACTGCTACCACCTCTACCCCGCCCACGCGGCGTTCGGTGGCTACAAGCAATCGGGCATCGGACGCGAAAACCACAAGATGATGCTCGACCATTACCAGCAGACCAAGAACCTGCTGGTGAGCTACAGCGAAAGCAAGCTGGGCTTCTTCTGAGCGCCCCTTCGTTTCCTTGAGAGGACGCGCTGCGCCACTGCCCGTGAACGCGGGCAGTGGCGCAGCCGGACAGCACCGCATGCGCATTGCAACCCTGTAATCCCGCAGCTTTCCAAACGCCGACGGATGACCTGCCATGAACACCGAGCAAACCTTGCGCGAAGCATCCACGACGGCACCGGTCGTCCCTCGAGTCATCGCGACCACTGCGGCGCTCGAACTGATCGCCAAGCTCAAAGCAACCCACGGGGAGCTGATGTTTCATCAGTCCGGCGGCTGTTGCGATGGCAGCGCGCCGATGTGCTTTGCTGCGGGCGAATTTTTGGTTGGGGAGGCAGATCGGCTTCTAGGGTCTATCGGTGGCGTGCCGTTTTACATCGGGCTTGCACAGTTCGAGTATTGGAAACACACGCAACTCATCATCGATGTCGTTCCCGGCCGCGGCGGCATGTTTTCTCTCGAGGGTTCAACAGGTCTGCGCTTTCTCACGCGCTCAAGGCTTTTTGACGACGACGAATGGAGAGTTTTGGAACAGGAGGGACGCATCTGATCCTGCATTCATCGATCCAAGATTGAGTACCATCGATCGGATGAGCAAAGATTTGCTCTCCCGTGCGAAACCAAATTCGTGTGGGCATCTTCATGGGCCACGGCAAGACAAAGGAGTTTCGGGAACACAGCCACCCGCATTCCAGTTGCTTTTGCCGAGGCTGCATCGCCGGAAGGCTCGGCGCCTTTCATCATTCACGCGTCGCGCGCCGCCCCGAGCAGTCGTCGCCGCAATCCCTCCAATGCATACCGCGCCGAGGCCAGGCGCACCGCTTCGCGGTCGCCGGGCCAGATGATGGATTGGGCCTCAGCGCGTAGGCTGTCCGGCTGCTCCTGATCCAGCCAGGCCCAGCCGAACCACACCAGTCCCACCGGCTTGTCCGGTGTGCCGCCGCTGGGGCCGGCGATGCCGGTGATGGACAGGGCGGCCTGCACGGGGGCGTGCGCCAGCACCCCGCGCGCCATGGCCAGTGCCACTTCGCGGCTGACGGCGCCGTGCGTGGCGAGCAGGGCTTCGGGCACGCCCAGCAGCTCGGTCTTGGCGCGGTTGCTGTAGGTGACGATGCCGCGCTCGAACCAGTCGCTCGAACCGGCGAAGCTGGTGACGGCTGCGGCCACCAGCCCGCCGGTGCAGGACTCGGCGCAGCCCAGCATCCAGCCGCGATCGAGCAAGGGCGCGCGCAGCGCCAACGCGGCGTCCAGCACGTCCCGCCATGGCGCTTGCGCTTCATGCGCCATGGCTTGCGCTCCACGCCAACAGCAGCATGGCGCCGAACACCACGGCCAGTGTGAGCAGTGCGGCCACAAGGTCGTCGAGCATGATGCCCAGGCCGCCTTTCACATGCTGGTCGGCCCAGCCCACCGGGCCGCGCTTGACGGCGTCGAACATGCGAAACAGGGCGAAGCCTGCCGCTTGCAGCCACCACACGGCGGGGGTTTGCGGCGCGGGCTGCAGCAACCACAGCACCAGCCAGATGGCGACGATTTCGTCCCACACCACGGGCGAGGGGTCGTCGGTCTGCAAAGCCTGCGCGGTGCGCCCGCAAACCCACACGCCGAGGGCAAAACCGCCGAGCAAGAACGCGGCCCAGGCGCCGTTGGGCAGCCAGGGCGCGAGCAGCAGGTAGCTGGCCCAGCCGAACAGGCTTCCCGCCGTGCCGGGGGCGATGGGCGCGAGCCCCGAGCCGAAGCCGAGGGCGAGGCAATGCACCGGGCTTGAGAAGGCGAAGCGCCAGTTGGGCTGCGGCGCCGTGGAGCTTGCGGGGGTTGGAGAGGATGGGTTCATGGGGTGCGGAAATGGTCGAACGCGGCGTAATGCGCGGGGAGTTCCTGGCCTTGTGCGTCCAGCAGGGTGACGCCGGGCGCAGCGGTGATGCGGCCGATGCAAGCCACGGAAGTTTGCGCCTTGCTGGCGGCGGCGAGCACCGCCTCGTGCCGATGCGCGGGCGCGGTGAACAGCAGCTCGTAATCGTCGCCGCCGGCGAGTTGGCAGGCGCGGCGGCGAGCGGCGGGCTGGGCCTGCACGACGCGGCTTGCGGGAATGCGGTCGGCTTCGATGCACGCGCCCGCATGGCTTGCGCGCAGCACATGGCCGAGGTCGCCGAGCAGGCCGTCGGAGATGTCGATGGCGGCATGGGCGATGCCGCGCAGCGCCTGCCCCAGCGCCACGCGCGGAGCGGGCTGGTCCATGCGCGCGCGCATCGCGGCGAGGTCGTCGGCAGCCAAGCTCCATTCGCCCCAGACATGGCCGAGCGCGAGGCGGGCGTCGCCGGGCGTGCCCGACACCCAGAGCGCATCGCCTGCGCGCGCGGCGTCGCGGCGCAAGGCCAGGCCCGGTGGCACCAAGCCCAGCACGGTGATGCAGATGTTCAGCGGCCCCTTGGTGGTGTCGCCGCCGATCAGTTCGATGGCCTGTTCGTCGGCGAGCGCGAACAGCCCGGCGCTGAAGCCTTCGAGCCAAGCTGCGTCGGCGGCGGGCAAGGCCAGAGCCAGGGTGAACGCCAGCGGCTGCGCGCCCATCGCGGCCAGGTCCGACAAATTCACGGCCAGCGCCTTGTGGCCGAGCTTGCGGGCATCGGCCCCGGGCAGGAAATGGCGGCCTTCCACCAGCATGTCGCTGGACACCGCGAGCTGCTGGCCGGAGGGAATGGCGAGCAGGGCGCAATCGTCGCCCACGCCCAGGGTTGCGTTGCGCGCAGGGCGGGTGAAGTAGCGCGCGATGAGATCGAATTCGCCGAGGGTGGAGGCCATGCGGGTATTGTCGTCGCTGCCCAAGACCGGCAACTCTGCCGCGAGGGCCGCTGCACGACACGCTGTTTGGGCTGGAACACCAGGGGGCGGGCCGGACTCCTAGGAGACTGTCGGACTTTGCGGTCTTCCGGATGAAGACGCTATCCGAGACAATTGCTGCTGCACAACCGAGAGCCCGAGCCGATGAGCCGCTTCGTCCCTGTTGACCGAGACACCGCATATCTGTTGCCACCGTCGGTGGACGAATGGCTGCCCACTGATCACTTGGCGCGCTTCGTGGTCGAAGTCATCGAGCAGCTTGATCTGGGCGATCTGGCCCGACAGTACGCAGGCCGGGGCTCGGCGGCGCACCATCCGGCGGTGCTGCTGGGCCTGCTGATCTACGGCTACGCCAACGGCGTGCACTCCAGCCGCAAGATCGAGCGGGCGACCTACGACTCGGTGGCGTTCCGCTTTGTTGCGGCCAATACCCACCCCGATCACGACACGCTGGCGACGTTCCGCCGCCGCTTCTTGAAGGAGGTGGAGGCACTGTTCGTGCAGGTGCTGGTTCTGGCGCGCGAGATGAAGCTGCTCAAGCTCGGACACATCGCGCTGGATGGCACCAAGATCGACGCCAACGCCAGCAAGCACAAGGCCTTGTCGTGGGCTCATGCCAACAAGATCGAGGCGCAGCTGCGCCAGGAAGTACAAACGCTGCTGGCGCTGGCAGAGAACAGCGACCGCGCGACGGTACCCGACGGCATGGATGTGCCGGCGGAGATCGCCCTGCGTGCAGATCGCTTGAGCGCAATCGCGCAGGCCAAGGCCAAGATCGAGCAGCGCGCCAGCGAACGCCATCAGGTCGAGCAGCAGGAGTACGAGGCCAAGACCGCCAAGCGCCAAGCCCAGCGCGAGGCGGGCAAGAAGCCGCGCGGCAAGGACCCTGAGCCGCCAGAGGCCGGCCCCCGGAGCAGCGATCAGGTCAACCTCACGGATGAAGAGTCGCGCATCATGCCCGTGTCGGGTGGGGGCTTCGAGCAAAGCTACAACGCACAAGCCGGCGTGGACATCGCGACGATGATGGTGATCACCCAGCATGTGAGCCAGGCATCCAACGACAAGCGCGAAGTTGTGCCTACGCTGCAGCAGATCCAAGCGTTACCCGCGGTGCTGGGCGAGGTGCACACGCTCATCACGGACAACGGCTTCTTCAGCCAAGCCAACGTGATCGCGTGCAACGACGCGGGTATCGAGCCGCTGCTGGCGCTCAAGCGGGAGTCGCATCACACGCCGGTGATGGGGCGCTTTGCACCCGATGTGCCCGAGCCCCAGACGACGGATCCGCTCGTGCAGATGGCACACCGCCTGGGCACGCAAGCAGGCCGAGCCCTGTACGGCCTGCGCAAGCAGACAGTGGAGCCGGTGTTCGGCATCATCAAGCAAGTGATGGGTTGGCGCCAGATGAGCATGCGCGGGCTGGCCAAGGCACAAGGCGAATGGAGCTTGGTGACCATGGCTTGGAACATCAAGCGCATGCACGTCCTGCGAGCCGCGTGAGGGCAATAGTGCGCCCCGACCACGCCAAAACCGAGTCCCCAGGCCGCCCCATGTGCCCTCACAGTGTCTCGCCAACCATCGAGAGCGTTCGATCAGCGCGCCGCTGTCAAAAAAAACGCGTCGCACTGATCAATCGGATTCGCTCGGGTTCAAGTCCGACAGCCTCCTAGAATGAATCGTGGATCATCGAAAGCCATCAAAAGCACATCATCAAAAACGCGTGCGGCCCCAAACCCGGCGCATCCTCTCGACGGAGACCCTTCATGTCCACCCCCGATGCCAAGGCCGAGCTGCGCCGCGCGGCCCTGGAATATCACGAATTTCCCCGCCCGGGGAAGATCAGCGTCACCCCGACCAAGCAACTCTCCAACCAGCGCGATCTGGCGCTGGCGTATTCGCCGGGCGTGGCCGCGGCCTGCGAAGACATCGTGCAGAACCCGGGGGATGCGGCGCGCTACACCGCGCGCAGCAATCTGGTGGGCGTCATCACCAACGGCACGGCGGTGCTGGGGCTGGGCGACATCGGCCCGCTGGCAGCCAAGCCGGTGATGGAAGGCAAGGCGGTGCTGTTCAAGAAGTTCGCCAATATCGATGTGTTCGACATCGAAATCAACGAGAAAGACCCGGCCAAGCTCATCGAGATCATCGCGGCGCTGGAACCCACCTTCGGCGGCATCAACCTGGAAGACATCAAGGCGCCGGAGTGTTTCCAGGTGGAGCGCAGCTTGCGCCAGCGCATGCGCATTCCGGTGTTCCACGACGACCAGCATGGCACCGCCATCATCGTCGGCGCCGCCGTGCTCAACGGGCTGAAGGTGCTGGGCAAGCGCATCGAAGACGTGAAGCTGGTGTGCTCGGGCGCGGGCGCCGCGGCGCTGGCCTGCCTGCACCTGCTGGAGCATCTGGGCCTGGCGCGCGAACACATCTGGGTCAGCGATCTGGCCGGCGTGGTGTGGGCCGGGCGCACCGAGTTGATGGACCCGGACAAGGCGCGTTACGCGCAGCCCACCGAGGCCCGCAAGCTTGGCGACATCATCGACGGCGCCGACATCTTCCTCGGCCTGTCCGCCGGTGGCGTGCTCAAGCCCGAGATGGTGGCACGCATGGCCGCCAAGCCGCTGATCCTGGCGCTGGCCAACCCCACGCCGGAAATTCTCCCCGAGGAAATCAAGGCGGTGCGCGGCGACGCGGTGATCGCCACCGGCCGTTCGGACTATCCGAACCAGGTCAACAACGTGCTGTGCTTTCCCTACATCTTCCGCGGCGCACTGGACTGCGGCGCCACCACCATCACCACCGAGATGGAAGTGGCCGCGGTGCAGGCCATTGCCGCGCTGGCGCAGATGGAACAGAGCGATGTGGTGACCACCGCTTACGGCATGCAGGAAGCCGGCTTCGGCCCCACCTACCTGATCCCCAAGCCTTTCGACCCGCGCCTGATTCTGCACATCGCCCCGGCCGTGGCCCGGGCGGCTGCGGCCAGCGGTGTGGCGACGCGGCCGATTGCCGACCTCGACACCTACCGCGAGCAACTGCAGCAGTTCGTCTATCAGTCGGGCGCGATGATGCGGCCCATTTTCTCCATCGCCAAACACGCGCAGAAAAAGCGCATCGTCTACGCCGAAGGCGAGGACGAGCGCGTGCTGCGCGCCGTGCGCGTGGTGATCGATGAGCAGCTTGCGCGCCCGATCCTGGTGGGCCGCCCGGCGGTCATCGCACAGCGGGTGGAGCGCTTTGGCCTGCGCCTGCAGGAAGGGCGCGACTTTGACGTGGTCAACACCGACAACGACGAGCGCTACCGCGACTTCTGGCAGAGCTATCAGCAGATCGCCGGGCGCAAGGGCATCACCCCGCCGTTCGCCAAGATCGAGATGCGCCGCCGCCTCACCCTGATCAGCGCGATGATGCTGCACAAGGGCGAGGCCGACGGCATGATCTGCGGCACCTGGGGCAACACCCATCTGCACCTGCACTACATCGACCAGGTGATCGGCAAACGCACCGGCGCCAAGGTTTACGCCGCGATGAACGGGCTCATCCTGCCAGGGCGCCAGGTCATGCTGGTGGACACGCACATCAATCTCGACCCCAGCGCCGAGGATCTGGCCGAGATCACCCTCATGGCCGCCGAGGAGTTGCGCCGCTTCGGCATCACGCCCAAGGTGGCGCTGCTGTCGCATTCCAATTTCGGCTCCAGCAATGCCCCCAGCGCACTCAAAATGCGCCAGACCCTCGAGTTGCTGCACCAGCGCGACCCCGCGCTAGAGGTGGACGGCGAGATGCATGGCGATTGCGCCTTCGACGCCGGGCTGCGCGCCAGCCTGCTGCCGCAGACCACCTTGTCGGGCGAGGCCAATCTGCTGGTTTTCCCGGGTCTGGACGCCGCCAACATTGCCTACAACCTGCTCAAAACCACCGCCAGCAACAACGTCGCCATCGGCCCCATGCTGCTCGGGGCGGCCAAGCCGGTGAACATCCTCACCGCATCGAGTACCGTGCGGCGCATCGTCAATATGACCGCGCTCACCGTGATGGACGCCAACTCGACGCGCTGAAGCCCAGTCCCCTGCATTCACACCGCACCTCATTTTCAGGGACGATCAGGCTGAGTGTGCGCTCACTCAAGAAAGCTGTGCTGCACAAAAAATAGGCGCAATTCTTGCTTTCAGCGGCCGATTCCAATACGCTTTGAGTTTGACGCGCCGCATGATGCGCCTCCCGCGGCATCCAGTTTGGTCGTGACGCAACATCGGTTGGACTTGTGGGCATTGCTGCAAACCTGTCGCATCGCAAGCGATTGCAGGCCAAACTGCAAGCCGAAGCACAGGCCAGAAGCACAGGCCAATCACGCATTCATTCACCCCCGGCGAGCGTTTTCCACCGGGGTTTTCGCAAACTGGCCCATTCATCGTTCGTGTACAGGTTCGCAGCCCCGATCCAACCACCTGTTAAACCGGGCCAGCGCATCACCCGGGCATTGGCACTGTGCATCGCACTGTTCGGCCTTCAACTTGCAGCTTGGTCCGCAGGCGGCGTCCAGGGTTGGGGCTTGGCCCAGGGGCGCGAACGGCATGCCGAAAGCTGGCGCGATGAGGCCACGCCAGCCGTGCGTGCCGGGGAACTTCCGCGTGAAGCCCAGCACACACTGCAGTTGATTCGGCAGGGAGGGCCCTTCCCCTACGCGAAGGACGGCATTGTTTTTGGAAATTATGAGCACATCCTGCCGCAGCGGCGACGCGGCTATTACCGTGAATACACCGTACCAACCCCGGCAAGCCGCAACCGGGGGGCACAACGCCTTGTCTGCGGGGGACCTCCGCGCACCCCCGATCTCTGCTACTACACCCATGATCACTACGCAAGTTTCCAAGCCATCGCTCACTGAGGCCGAGGGCGGGGTCAATCTCAAACTCCTGCGCCCGAATATCGTGCAGTCGATCCGCGCCTTTCGCGTGCCGGCGCTGATGTCCGCCGCGCAGGACGCCGGCCAGCATTTCCTCTACGCCAATCTGGCCGAGGCCACGACCAAGCAGGAAGTGCTGGAAATCGTGGCGCGTTCCTTCACCTTCCCCAAACATTTCGGCAAGAATTTCGACGCCCTGCGCGACTGCCTGACCGACATGATCCAAAGCTCGGGCAAGCAGCCGGGCTTCGTCATCGTGCTGGAGCAGTTGCCCATGACCCAGCGCTTCGACAAGGAAGCGCGCGAAACCCTGCTCGATGTCTTCCGCGACGCGGCCGATTTCTGGTTCGAGCAAGGCGTGGAATTCCGGGTTTTCTATTCTTTTCTGTAACCCGCGCGCCGGACCGGACGGCGTTGCGGGGCGAAGACGAACCGGGCTCCCGACTCAGCGGCAAACTGGCCTATGCGCCACCCGCACCCTGGTATGGCGCGTGGGTTGCCGAAGCTGCCTGAGGTTGTCTGAGGTTGCCGGAAGCGGCCTTGCCCCTTGCTTGAACCCTTGCCTCAGCCTGGGTTCAATTCCAGCGCCAGGCGCACATACTCGCCCACGCTCACCTCCTCGGCGCGGCGCTTGATGTCGAAATCTCCGGCATAACCCCGGCTGACGAGCCAGGGCTCCAGCGCATGGCGCAGCAGCTTGCGGCGTTGCGAGAACGCCGCGGCAGTCAGGGCTTGCAACACGGCGGGATCGAGGCCCGACAGTTCCGCCGGCGAACGCGGGTGCATGCGCACCACGGCCGAATCCACCCGGGGTGGCGGCGAGAACGCCTGCGGCCCCACGTTCAGCACATCCCACATGGCGTAGCGCCACTGCAGCATGACCGACAGCCGCCCGTAGTCGCCGCAGGCGGGCGGCGCCACCATGCGCGCCACCACTTCTTTCTGCAGCATGAAATGCTGGTCATGCACCGCGCTCGCCGCGCTCATCAAATGGAACAGCAGCGGGCTGGAGATGTTGTAGGGCAGGTTGCCGAAAATGCGCAACCGGGAGCCGAGACCGGCAAAGTCCAGAGCCAGCGCATCGGACTCGATGACGCGCACGCGCTCGGGTTCGCGCGTGCGCCAGCGCGCCGCGAGGTCGCGGTCGAGCTCGACCACGGTCAGCTGCCGGGTGCGGTCGAGCACCGGCCAGGTGAGCGCGCCCAGTCCGGGGCCGATTTCCACCAGCGGCTGACCGGCGCGCGGGTCGATGAGGCCGACGATCTCGGCAATCACCCCGGTGTCGGTGAGAAAGTGCTGGCCGAAGCGCTTGCGCGCGGTGTGCCCGGCGATGCGGGTCGGGCCGGCGGCGGTGCCGTGGCGGCTAGAACCGGCCATGGCGGCGACGCGGCATCACACGGGTGGTCAAGCGCTGGGGCTGCATGGCCAGCGGCATGCCCAGCGCGGCATCAGGAGTCCGCATCCGGGATCCGCACATAGGTGCGCGCGCGCACGTCTTTCACCAGTTCGTTGAAGTCTTTCTCTTCTTTTTGCTGCAGCAGGATGTTGCGCGCCACGGCGCGCTCCTGATCCTTGCCGAGGGCGTGTTCGCGGCGGTCCACCAACTGCAGCAGGACCACCTTGCCGGGCAGCGTGATGGGCTGGGACACCTGCCCCGGGTTCAAGCGGTTGAGCGCGGCGTCGAGCGCCGGGGGCAGCTGCCCGGGCAGCACCCAGCCGAGATCGCCGCCTTTCTTGCCCGTGGCCACATCCTGCGACAGCTCACGCGCCTTGTCGGCGAATTGCACCTTGCCCTGCTCGACGGCGTCGCGAATGCTCGCCAACTCTTTCACGGCCGCTTGGCGTGACTTGCCGCTGTTGACGTCGAGGACGATCTCGCTCACCCGGCTTTGCATCGCCGTGGCGGCGCCAAGCTGGCCGCCCTGCTCGGCCACCAGCTTCAGGATGTGAAAACCGGCGGGGCTGCGGATCACGCCGCTGATCTCGCCCGGCTTGAGGCCGCGGATCGCTTCCATGAACAGGCCGGGCCACTGGCTGGCGGGGCGCACGCCGAGGTTGACGCCATTTTTCGCCTCCGGGCCCTGCGAGTATTCCATCGCCAGCTTGCTGAAATCACGCCCCTGCCTGAGCTTGCCGAGGGCCTCGTCGATGCGCACCTTGGCCTGCGCCACCTGCTCGGGCGTGGGCTGGCTGGGCAGGGGAATGAAAATTTGTGCGAGTTGAATCTGGGTTTGCGCAGCCAGCGGCTGTTTCGCCTGTTTGGCCAGATAGTCGTCCACCTCCTGGTCGCTGATCTTGATGCGCGCGGCCACCTCCTGCTGCCGCAGGCGGCCAATCAACACTTCACGCTTGACCTGCTCCTTGTATTCGCTCCAGCCCAGCCCTTCGGCGGTGATCTGCTTGCGGAATTGCTCGGTGCTGAGCTTGTAGCCAGCAGCCACCTGGGCGATGGCCCGGTCCACCGCCTCGGCACTGACGACGATGCCGCTGTCCTCGGCGTACTGCGCCATCGCCACCTGGTCGATCAGCTGGTTCAACAGCTCGGCGCGCAGCTGTGCGATGGGTGGCATTTGCGCCCGTTGCTGCGCGATTTGCTGCTCGGCCGCGCGCACCCGCAAATCCAGGTCGTACTGGGTGATGACCTGGCTGCCCACCACCGCGGCAATGCCGTCGCTGCCTTGCGATCCGCCCCCGGACAAGGCCGCTTGCGGCGTGGCGGGGAGCTGTGGGGTTTGCATCAGCGCCGAGCCCTGGCCCGAGAGTCCGGGAGCAGACTTCAAGCCAAGACCTTGGGCGCCGGCCGCGCCGCTGAGCAGCAAGGCAGCCAGGGCCGTGGCGCGGCGCAGGGAGAAATTACTCATAGTTGAGATAACGGCTGGGAGGCGCCGTGGGTTGGTTCAGCAGTTGGTAACCGGGGATATTTTGCTCGAATGCCGACAAGGGATTGCCGATCACGCTCAGACGGGAAAAACCCGTGAGCTCGAGTTGGAATAACAGGCGGGTGGATGCCGTGAACGTGGACAGCGAATTGCGCTGCACCGCGATGCGTGCCAGCCAACAACCGCCGTTGTACTCGAAACCCAGCAGGCCGTCGTTGAATTGCTTGTCCAGAATGCTGTAGTTGGCCTGGCCGACCGAGTACCAGCGGCTGGACAACTGCCACTGCCAGGCCGTGTTGACGTATTTCAAGGGAATCTGCGTTGCCGTGGCGCTTTGCACCTGGTAGGACACGCTCAC is part of the Thiomonas sp. X19 genome and encodes:
- a CDS encoding phosphatidylglycerophosphatase A, whose translation is MNPSSPTPASSTAPQPNWRFAFSSPVHCLALGFGSGLAPIAPGTAGSLFGWASYLLLAPWLPNGAWAAFLLGGFALGVWVCGRTAQALQTDDPSPVVWDEIVAIWLVLWLLQPAPQTPAVWWLQAAGFALFRMFDAVKRGPVGWADQHVKGGLGIMLDDLVAALLTLAVVFGAMLLLAWSASHGA
- a CDS encoding CinA family protein, coding for MAHEAQAPWRDVLDAALALRAPLLDRGWMLGCAESCTGGLVAAAVTSFAGSSDWFERGIVTYSNRAKTELLGVPEALLATHGAVSREVALAMARGVLAHAPVQAALSITGIAGPSGGTPDKPVGLVWFGWAWLDQEQPDSLRAEAQSIIWPGDREAVRLASARYALEGLRRRLLGAARDA
- a CDS encoding sigma-54-dependent Fis family transcriptional regulator; this translates as MPQTRPPGSAGIATPSTTLQLARQRFFEDGSDPQGAVPELIARSWRRCLALPATLSETPEPLAHEALFARRDAQGRLRRHALPELEALAEALSPSRVVVLLADPQGMILDAAGSDVFMNKAQRVALMPGVEWSEVQRGTNAIGTALTELSPITVLGQQHYLEQNGTLGCTAAPLLGSQGQVLGVLDVSGDARCIQAQTVGLVRMAAQMIEYRMAMDNRPAQTEILRFAHDPALIGSHREALLWIRNATIVGANRAAMRVLGMTFEQLRGRFVDDLFSSLPTTERDQFELCLHPWLARPGRSASWASGWVGLKRASNHLDSITAPERTPQIHQVAASRPPIIADPQREAQLDRAVRVLDCGIPVLILGESGVGKEVFARQVHQASQRCRGPFVAVNCAAVPEGLIEAELFGYEEGAFTGARRKGQPGQIREAHGGVLFLDEIGDMPLSMQARLLRVLQDHEVKALGGGRRQSVDFALVCATHRDLKAMAAEGSFRTDLYYRLQHFVAVLPALREHAEAKALIDELLQAMLSPRKLRLGPQTREALLAYTWPGNWRQLVAVAQTLLALAEPGSCIELADLPDDIRRDWRTHQQQPPTISASPARSDPERDGAATSPVPLRAMTESAIHAAIASCSGNVSRAARLLGVHRSTLYRHVRK
- a CDS encoding DUF779 domain-containing protein, which produces MNTEQTLREASTTAPVVPRVIATTAALELIAKLKATHGELMFHQSGGCCDGSAPMCFAAGEFLVGEADRLLGSIGGVPFYIGLAQFEYWKHTQLIIDVVPGRGGMFSLEGSTGLRFLTRSRLFDDDEWRVLEQEGRI
- the adh gene encoding aldehyde dehydrogenase — its product is MDMLEPGKFGTAVAFKKRYGNYIGGEWVAPAGGQYFENISPVTGKPFCDIPRSTAADIERALDAAHKAKGAWGRTSPTDRANILNKIADRMEANLPMLAAAETWDNGKPIRETTLADLPLAIDHFRYFASCVRAQEGGISEIDHETYAYHYHEPIGVVGQIIPWNFPILMAVWKLAPALAAGNCVVLKPAEQTPVSILVLVELVGDLLPAGVLNVVNGFGLEAGKPLASSSRIGKIAFTGETTTGRLISQYASQNLIPVTLELGGKSPNIFFADVMDKDDGYFDKALEGFAMFALNQGEVCTCPSRALVQESIYERFIERAIKRVAAIKQGSPLEMETMIGAQASSEQLEKILSYLDIGKQEGAQVLIGGERNKLPGELEGGYYVKPTVFKGHNKMRIFQEEIFGPVLSVTTFKDEEEALEIANDTLYGLGSGVWTRDMNRAFRMGRGIQAGRVWTNCYHLYPAHAAFGGYKQSGIGRENHKMMLDHYQQTKNLLVSYSESKLGFF